Proteins from a genomic interval of Vicia villosa cultivar HV-30 ecotype Madison, WI unplaced genomic scaffold, Vvil1.0 ctg.000577F_1_1, whole genome shotgun sequence:
- the LOC131629521 gene encoding uncharacterized protein LOC131629521, which produces MDTPIDTVKEAKRHTHTYSFFREPLTALEGLSSLMTAFCLKSFTDNYGNILTLLETVVDTPALKTLMQFYDPKMRCFTFQDYQLAPTLEEYSIILNLKIKNEVPFIDIPKEVNFKLIAAALYLSIKEVSDNWKSNGGVSGFSLKFLVRKAKEEFEKKNWNAYNAFLAVAIYGIVMFPSVPNFVDSAAVHIFMGKNPIPTLLADTYYAVHSRYEKSGGSITCCLQLLFIWFLSLLPSKVPFVTTRDTLKWTHRIMSLTSYDIQWQRYRINVSEVIVGCGEFDNVPLIGTRGCINYNPVVSLRQLGYTLKDKPADHLIAETVYFEKGSDPEKLERIIVAWKKIRKHYGAHLGKKESLALTPYVKWIEKRVGSLLLPYDRVAPLQKQPPLILSEFVPTELYKNALATNYRLHEREQETNLKFFEERDAKMRLMHQLKQVEGASSSQASTRRRPYELLEEDLYHKQQECLQLQRSESSLKRKKRDSDKQLAEEKAKTARLEEELRRLRAQRRGDGGAHSVARRS; this is translated from the coding sequence ATGGACACTCCCATTGATACTGTCAAGGAAGCAAAGAGACATACACATACCTACAGCTTTTTCCGAGAGCCGTTGACCGCATTAGAGGGTTTGAGTTCGTTAATGACCGCTTTTTGCTTGAAGAGTTTCACGGACAATTATGGAAATATCTTGACTTTGTTGGAAACCGTGGTTGATACTCCTGCTTTGAAAACTTTGATGCAATTCTATGATCCTAAAATGAGGTGTTTTACGTTCCAGGATTACCAGTTGGCTCCGACATTGGAAGAGTACTCTATTATTCTTAATCTCAAGATAAAAAACGAAGTGCCATTCATCGACATTCCTAAAGAGGTGAATTTCAAGTTGATTGctgctgctctttatttgagcataaaagAAGTATCTGATAATTGGAAGTCGAATGGAGGTGTCTCGGGGTTCTCTTTGAAGTTCTTGGTGAGAAAAGCTAAAGAAGAATTTGAGAAAAAGAATTGGAATGCGTATAATGCATTTCTTGCTGTAGCCATTTATGGGATTGTGATGTTCCCAAGTGTTCCTAATTTTGTAGACTCGGCCGCAGTGCACATCTTCATGGGAAAGAATCCTATTCCTACATTGTTGGCCGATACTTATTATGCCGTTCATTCCCGATATGAGAAAAGTGGTGGGTCCATCACTTGTTGCCTTCAGTTGTTGTTCATCTGGTTCCTCTCTTTGTTGCCCAGCAAAGTACCTTTCGTGACGACAAGAGATACACTCAAGTGGACCCATAGGATTATGTCACTTACTTCTTACGATATCCAGTGGCAAAGGTACCGAATCAATGTTTCCGAGGTGATAGTTGGGTGTGGTGAGTTTGACAATGTTCCTTTGATTGGTACTAGAGGTTGCATCAATTACAATCCCGTGGTATCCTTGCGTCAGTTGGGGTATACTTTGAAGGACAAGCCGGCGGATCATTTGATAGCAGAGACGGTCTATTTTGAGAAGGGGTCGGATCCAGAGAAATTGGAGAGGATAATTGTGGCTTGGAAGAAGATCCGTAAGCATTATGGAGCCCATTTAGGAAAGAAAGAATCGCTTGCTCTGACACCGTATGTTAAGTGGATTGAAAAGCGAGTCGGAAGTTTGTTGTTGCCATATGATAGAGTTGCACCacttcaaaagcaacctcctttgaTTCTATCCGAATTTGTGCCGACAGAGCTTTACAAGAATGCTTTGGCTACTAACTACAGGTTGCATGAAAGAGAGCAAGAGAccaatttgaagttctttgaaGAGAGAGACGCAAAGATGAGGTTGATGCACCAGCTCAAGCAAGTCGAAGGCGCAAGTTCAAGTCAAGCCAGTACCCGGAGGCGTCCCTATGAGTTGCTAGAGGAAGATTTGTATCACAAGCAGCAAGAGTGTCTACAGTTACAGAGATCAGAGAGTAGTCTCAAGAGGAAGAAGCGGGATTCAGATAAACAGCTAGCAGAAGAGAAGGCTAAGACTGCTCGACTTGAAGAAGAACTAAGAAGACTCCGAGCCCAACGGAGAGGAGATGGAGGAGCTCATTCTGTTGCCAGGCGATCCTAG